Proteins encoded together in one Peribacillus asahii window:
- a CDS encoding DUF7010 family protein, whose translation MHYRKTDHKVLIVWIYKSKAYLFVTLGVCLSSFIIGGFFINHAFTLVPLAISLVYAISVLQALREINNN comes from the coding sequence ATGCACTATAGAAAAACAGACCACAAAGTTCTAATCGTATGGATTTATAAAAGTAAAGCTTATTTATTCGTTACTTTAGGTGTTTGTCTGTCTTCTTTTATCATTGGAGGATTCTTTATTAATCACGCGTTTACCCTTGTACCTTTAGCAATCTCCTTAGTATATGCAATAAGCGTATTACAAGCTTTGAGGGAAATTAACAACAATTAA
- a CDS encoding phage holin yields MVKDLLTLLAGFLSALLFFLSTIGIKLDWFTEDSISAFIWLLSAFITLVVNMYAVYKNTYVLTKKARIQKEELEKKGLK; encoded by the coding sequence ATGGTTAAAGACCTCTTAACGTTACTGGCCGGTTTTTTATCAGCTTTATTATTTTTCCTAAGTACGATTGGAATTAAATTGGACTGGTTTACTGAGGACAGTATTAGTGCATTTATTTGGCTGCTATCAGCATTTATCACATTGGTTGTTAATATGTATGCGGTATATAAAAACACATATGTGTTGACGAAAAAAGCAAGAATTCAAAAGGAAGAATTAGAGAAAAAAGGGTTAAAATAA